The following is a genomic window from Dehalogenimonas sp. 4OHTPN.
TTGCAATTTGATACACCGGCGCCCCTTCACCAGAAGGATGACGCCGCCAAGTTGTGGGAAACGGCGCTGGGGGCTCTGGAATGCTCCCTCAGCCGCCCTAATTTCCGCACCTGGTATTCCCGCACTGTCGGGTTGACCTGGGACGGCCGCCGTTTTACCGTCGGCGTGCCTAATTCTTTCGTCGCGGAATACCTGGAGCAAAATCAACGTTCGCTCATTGAAAAGACCCTTCTCAGGCTGCTGAACTGCGGAGGGGTACAGGTCATTTTCCAGGTGGCCGCCGGCGGCAAACCCACCGGCCATGTCCCCCGCGCCGAGCCCTCAGGTATCAAGACCTCCGGCGGTCATTTCAATCCGCGTTATGACTTCGAGACTTTTATTGTCGGCAGCACCAACCGGTTAGCCCACGCCGCCGCGCTTTCCGCCGCTCAGAAACCGGGTGAAGGCTATAACCCCCTGTTCATCCACGGCGGTTCGGGGCTGGGTAAAACCCACCTGCTTCAAGCCATCGGTCAGCTTGCGGAGCGATCTGGGAAATCCGTCCGTTACGTCTCCGGCGAACAATTCACTTCAGAATTTATCTCATCGCTTAAAGAGCGGCGCGCTGAGGAGTTCCGCGAAAGGTACCGCGCGGTTGACCTGCTCCTTGTTGACGATGTGCAATTCCTAGCCGGTAAAACGCAGACCGAAGAGTGTTTTTTCCACACTTTCAATGAGTTGCACAATTCCTGCAAGCAAATCGTCCTCTCGGCGGATTCACCGCCCCGGGCAATTTCCCAGATGGAAGACCGGTTACGCTCCCGCTTTGAATGGGGCTTGACCGCCGAGATCACGCCCCCGGATGAGAAGATGCG
Proteins encoded in this region:
- the dnaA gene encoding chromosomal replication initiator protein DnaA; this translates as MQFDTPAPLHQKDDAAKLWETALGALECSLSRPNFRTWYSRTVGLTWDGRRFTVGVPNSFVAEYLEQNQRSLIEKTLLRLLNCGGVQVIFQVAAGGKPTGHVPRAEPSGIKTSGGHFNPRYDFETFIVGSTNRLAHAAALSAAQKPGEGYNPLFIHGGSGLGKTHLLQAIGQLAERSGKSVRYVSGEQFTSEFISSLKERRAEEFRERYRAVDLLLVDDVQFLAGKTQTEECFFHTFNELHNSCKQIVLSADSPPRAISQMEDRLRSRFEWGLTAEITPPDEKMRLAILKSRADELGAEMPPDVLEYLASEVTRNIRELEGNLNRVLAYARLLRSTITPDMARRALKNIAPAAAVPEKSSEPQLLLAAVAECFGLAPEDLLGRKRDKETATARQVAMFIMKNQNIWSMAEIGKLVGDRAAATVSHACEKISQETECNPLLKRKIIDIESRLGKE